A single region of the Ascaphus truei isolate aAscTru1 chromosome 6, aAscTru1.hap1, whole genome shotgun sequence genome encodes:
- the FNDC10 gene encoding fibronectin type III domain-containing protein 10, with protein MLCMFDSTSNMIRLHSLFLLCLCEWRPLPVLGGFESLPKLQGDQTWRSNVASPGVGATAAAGSEKGSPVLKRFSQRFRRGTTPSNISSQNSQNHMLPNDFICPYKVTSEGHTNSRSICFRTLDRDFHCDQRNCKMYRSGRSLLANVLRNSSVFLQWQPPVLHIQTLKGFYINCSWNGTFTRFQCDSVQLGISCRDYLLTNVHDNVKYRICLQTLYTNRTSVEECVEFIVEPVGMQDIVIAMTAVGGSICVMLVIICLLVAYITENLMHPAFTHPSSKRGL; from the coding sequence ATGTTGTGCATGTTTGATTCTACCTCAAATATGATCCGCTTGCATTCGTTGTTCTTGCTTTGTCTCTGTGAATGGAGACCCCTGCCTGTCCTCGGTGGCTTTGAGAGTTTGCCGAAGCTACAGGGAGATCAGACTTGGAGGAGCAACGTAGCCTCCCCCGGGGTAGGTGCAACTGCTGCAGCAGGTAGTGAGAAGGGCTCCCCGGTGCTAAAACGTTTCTCCCAGCGCTTTCGAAGGGGAACTACCCCTTCCAATATATCCAGTCAAAATAGCCAGAATCATATGTTGCCAAATGACTTCATATGCCCCTACAAAGTGACCAGTGAGGGGCACACTAACTCGAGAAGCATCTGTTTCAGGACCCTGGACAGAGACTTCCATTGTGACCAAAGAAACTGCAAAATGTACAGATCAGGAAGGTCCTTGTTGGCCAATGTGCTAAGGAATAGCAGTGTGTTCCTGCAGTGGCAGCCTCCAGTCCTTCATATTCAGACTCTAAAGGGATTTTACATCAATTGCTCATGGAATGGCACTTTCACTCGCTTCCAGTGTGATAGTGTCCAGCTAGGCATCAGCTGCAGAGATTACCTCTTAACCAACGTGCATGACAATGTTAAGTACAGGATCTGCCTACAAACTCTGTACACAAACAGGACGTCTGTAGAAGAATGTGTAGAGTTTATAGTAGAGCCAGTGGGGATGCAGGATATTGTAATTGCAATGACTGCAGTAGGGGGGTCCATATGTGTAATGCTGGTGATCATATGCTTGCTAGTGGCCTACATCACCGAAAATCTTATGCACCCCGCCTTTACTCACCCATCGTCCAAAAGAGGACTGTAG